One window of the Rosa rugosa chromosome 3, drRosRugo1.1, whole genome shotgun sequence genome contains the following:
- the LOC133738594 gene encoding uncharacterized protein At1g76070: MELQKQGKSRSKILKFLPKAASAVYFHGAAYSPKHKAHGGRGAFSGPLIPDEARRKPRNVGSSSFGSLDEVEPTSPKVSCMGQIKHKKQQHQQIKKTKRAGLPPRDESKPASWSPREIKKHSFAFRRMFSSVNPSRKSDADSDEHKNKAAGLPDRAPSLSQMRRFASGRGQAFANFDWQAPQARVAPRHDDDNNRNYHSDEDREYGDHEDHEREYTGIAFSAPLTVGGSPGGNMELQPRKEINLWKRRTMAPPSPLQLKPMVKAN; the protein is encoded by the coding sequence ATGGAACTTCAAAAACAAGGAAAATCCAGAAGCAAGATATTGAAATTCCTACCCAAAGCTGCCTCTGCGGTTTACTTTCATGGCGCTGCTTACAGCCCTAAACACAAAGCTCATGGCGGCCGGGGAGCGTTCTCCGGCCCGCTTATTCCGGACGAAGCTCGGAGAAAGCCGAGGAACGTCGGAAGCAGTAGCTTCGGGAGCTTAGATGAAGTCGAACCCACATCGCCAAAAGTTTCGTGCATGGGACAGATTAAGCACAAGAAACAACAACACCAGCAAATCAAGAAGACAAAACGCGCCGGTTTACCTCCTAGAGATGAATCAAAGCCAGCTTCGTGGTCTCCCCGGGAGATAAAGAAGCACTCGTTTGCGTTTCGGAGGATGTTTAGTAGTGTGAATCCGAGTCGAAAATCCGATGCCGACAGCGATGAGCATAAGAACAAGGCGGCGGGGCTTCCGGATAGAGCGCCGTCGTTGAGCCAGATGCGGCGGTTTGCGAGCGGAAGAGGGCAGGCTTTTGCCAACTTCGATTGGCAAGCGCCGCAGGCCAGGGTGGCACCACGTCACGATGACGATAACAACCGGAATTATCATTCGGATGAAGATAGAGAATATGGTGATCACGAAGATCACGAGCGTGAGTATACCGGAATCGCTTTCTCGGCGCCGTTGACGGTCGGTGGGTCGCCGGGAGGTAACATGGAGTTGCAGCCAAGGAAAGAGATCAATCtatggaagagaagaaccatGGCTCCGCCTAGTCCTCTACAATTGAAGCCCATGGTTAAAGCAAATTGA